In Cryptomeria japonica chromosome 5, Sugi_1.0, whole genome shotgun sequence, the genomic window TAGGCATGAACAATTACTCCAAAGATAAACTTGTTGGAGCATAATATGAAGGGTGAGGCTCGGTGTCTGGAATCCATGAAAGGACGTTTAAGTGGAAGACTTACTATAGTAAATACGTGGAAGCTTTTTTTTATGGAACAATTTGAAATGCAATGAAGAGACTTCAATcggtagaaccccaattcccttccaatggttctccaccctcctctgCCGATTGAAGATGGGGGGAATTCAATTGTATGGATGGCCTAATGGGAAGGGGCACACCTCGACAAAGTGCGGCTGTGGAAGGGTGTACACAGGTGTGGATGCACACTCATATGTATGGAAATGGTATGAAAGGGCACATAGAAATGGTGCAGTGCATCCATTCAAGAGCAGATACAAATGTGGTTGTTTAGATAAATGCAAGGATATATGGATATACCTATTTATGTATTTAGATATGTATGTAGTTCAAAATAGTATACAGTTACATGTGTGCATATGTAGATACATAGATAGAGGaccatatatatttatatgcacatgaacacatgcatatgtacctacatagatatatatatacataaatagggAAATGGCCACATGTATGTATTTTAGAACAGTATATTTTTACACATGTGCATATGCAGATAGATAAATATGGtaacgtatatatgtatatgtatatgcacatatgtatatatactaacatgtatatatatatgtgtgtgtggggggggggggggggggggtaggttGGTGTGTGTGTAAGTCTGTGTGTGTGGGGGGGTATGCAAAGAGATAGATGTATATGTAGAAAGATTTATTTCAAAAAGGTAGCATATATGCAGTTTAGAGTGTCAATGTCATGCCATTTGATGGGTAGGCTATGAGAAAAACCATAATAAAGGAACAATATTACTTTAGTAAAGGATGTTTCACAATACATACAGTAGAGTTATCATTACGGACAGATGACAATTAAATTAATGTCTCAGTGAACAGTGGAGCGAAGAGAATTTAAAAAAACTGAAAGAATTACATAATGGATGGAAAGTAGCATATAGACTAACAAATGTTTGAAAAGAGTAACCAATCTAAGATATTGATTAACAAAATTAAAGAACAagagaagaaatttttttttgccaaaacacATATTTTAGATGTTGACTCCTTAAGCAAATGTAAATATGGACTACAAAATGTGTTGGTTGTTTAGATAAATGTAAGGATATATGgatataattatttatgtatttaggTATATGTGTAGTTCAAAATAGTATGTAGTTACATGTGTGCATATGTAAATACATAGATACAGgaccatatatatgtatatgcacatgaacacatgcatatgtacctacataaatatatatatacacataaataggCAAATGACCACATATATGTAGTTTAGAATAGTATATCTTTACACATGTGCATATGCAGATAGACAAATATGGTaacttatatatgtatatgtatatgcatgtatgtatatatactaacatgtatatatatatatatacatatatacatatatacatatatatgtgtatatgtgtatatatgtatatgtatatatgtacatatatgtatatatgtatatgtatatatatacatatatgtatatatatatgtgtgtgtgtgtgtgtgtgtgtgtgtgtgtgtgtgtgtgttggtgggtaggtgtgtgtgtgtgtgtttgtgtttgtgtgtaTGCAAACAATtgaatgtatacacatatatgtgcaGAATGATATAATATGCAATTACATATGTGCAGACGCAGATAGATATATATGGGAAGACATATTAATCTGTGTATACACATGCACATATACTTAGGCACAGAGAGATTGAGATAGATAAACATGCACactaatacatacatatatatataaagagaaatATTTGGACAAGCTTGTACAGTGGTAATGTTAAGTTTAATTTTATTATGTAACAATCAATAACAAGGTATAAAACTGTAGTTAGAATTATTGTTGCAATAGTATATAAAGGAGACCTACATTTATATGTATTCCCAAAAAGTCTAAAAAGAATGTAGAGAACTTGAGGCACCGATGCAAATGCAATTTTGTAAATATGCACATAGTAACAAAGATTGTGTGTatatgtggaaaccaaaatggaaTGCTATTAGTATTTACATAAAGTGTTTTTTGAATTGGAGCATTGTTAGAATAAAATCATGCATAGAAAAAGAGGCTATGAACAAAAGCAGACACAGCAACTGCTAGCTTTCATTGCCAGAGACAAATATCAGTTAAAGGTTTGAGCTAGCCATCTCAAAATGCAAAAGAACAGAATAGTAATGTGTGGTTATATGCAGTAGTTCAACGTTTGAAATAAGTACGATCGAGTTTGGAGGAACAAAATATTGACAAACTGTTTGCAAATGGGGAAAACTGATGTTTATATACTAAATGCAGTCAAAGGGAAATCCTTTTTTTTTTGCTCCTGTAGTATAGAGTCATGCAGTTGCACCCATTTTGGCAATCTCTGCAAGCAAGTAGGTGCACTCATCTTCAAAATCAAGCCTCTGTGCTTTCTTGATTGTTACTTTTATTCTATGCTCAGAGTTGTATGTGTCAGTAGACACAAAAACTATAAAATAATAGTGGTTGAACATAGCTTCATTAAGTATGCTGCGaggtgttttttttttgttaagtCATATTGTAGCATGTATAATTACTTTGTAGGCAGAGCCAAGAGTTCTATACCAACCTCATCAAATGCACTAGCCCAAATAGTGCTTGTTTGATCTTGTAGCTTCATCTGTAGGAGGTATTTGTAATTACATTCAGGGAATTGTATTTGACACGTAGGGTAGAGCCACAAATTCTCAGCTAGTATACTACATTTCTTTTTACATTCTTTATCATTGAATTGTAATGGGCAAGCTATATAATAAAATTGGTCCCCCTTTATGAATCACAGGATAGCTGTAATAGTAGTCTCAATGGTTTCTGGCACAACGCTAAGATGTTGAAGGATGGATGCAATGGATATTCTTTGGTACTAGTTATTTTTGGCATGCACATCCATAGAGTGTGAATCAAGGCATTGTTCGACAGGGCCTCTTAAATGGAGGGGGTCTGCTTCAGGAATGGAAGGGTTAATTTTGAAAGTTGTTGACACTAAAATATTAATAACTTTTCCATTGAAATACCCAACCCTTGCATTTTGAATAGCAAGGATGACAAATGTTCcagatgcatgcatattcttcaagTCATTGCCTAGCTGTTCTGATGGCGGCCCCCAAAGGTTAACTTCAATTGTCAAAGTTGACATATCATTTATTTTTACTATTCTCTTGTTTACAGTAGATCCATCCTTTCTATGAATTACAAAAATCTCTCCGACATTgacaacaacaccaataacatcaACCAAACTATTGTTGGTGCTGGTGAGAACTTCATTAATAGGGGTGAAGTGGGTTTTTTTACTTGGCTCAGCAGAATCAGGGGCATAGCGCTTCAAAACTGAAGTTTCAGTCAAGACAATCTCAAGGTGGCTATTAAGCTTATTGTATGCTATGTTTGCATCTTTTACAGAACCTTTGGAAAGAACATATGAAGCTCCTTTTTCAACTCGGTGATAGTGCAATTCTACTATTTCATCAAAGGAAGTAATTCTAATTTCACAACCCTCTTCGTCTATAATATCAAAACTAAAAAACTTGGCCATTGTGTTTTGTCGTATTATATTGATGCATTTTCCCCTTATTTGTGACTCGGCCTTTTATTGTCCAATTGTTTTGGAAAGGGTTCAAACTTTTAATAGGGCTGATATTTTCAGAGGGAGCATGTTGTGGAGAAGGCAGATCTACACTGAATTTAAGAAAATGTTTAGTGGATGGTGGGGTTTCTCTGCCCAACATTTGTTCTTCCTGTTCTTTAAAGAGGTATCTGGGTTTTCCAACCAAATCACaattcatttttttgtcatctaaAGTGAATATAATGATGGTCCTGTAAAAGGAAGAAGGAGGTTTGCTCAATTGTAGGAAATACGTTCGTAAATAGCATAGAAATAGGTTCACACAAATGAGGAAAATAGACAATAGAGGCTACCTTGTGTTCCAAAAGTATCGACGAGCATAGTTTGTCAACAAAAGGAGAGAAAATATCTTCAATGTCTCCGCATGTAATAAGTCAGCGTACTTAGGTGGAAAAATGGCCAACAGCATATACATGCCATCAGACAAGACTATTTTGTATCTATCATTGTCATCTGGATCACCAACCATTTTTTCAAATGACAAGAGCTGCAGCAATGGGGAAGGGATATCATCTCCAACATTCATAGATTGGATTGCATATGGGGTAAGCTCGAGGTGGTCGTTAAGCCCCTACAAGGAGAGCACAAGAAGACTGAATGCATATCTGAGGGAAGTTTCATAGCAGCAATGCAAATCTGGTAAAAGAAAACTATGTTtggcgatatatatatatatatatatattcaaagatGGTGGAGCAATTTTGAATAAAAGAATGGGTCCCTGTATGTTTGAACAAGTCATTGGCTGtacgagtttttttttttttgctagtgGATGGATAGAATATATATCCAGACTGTGGAACACGGGAATGATGACAACTATGTAGATGCAGCAAAACATGTATACAGGCGATGTTTTTTGTGTGCTGTTGGAACACCCAAAACAATGCTCATATCTTAAAATTTGCAACAACATAGAACGGATTAGCTTACCAAAGTGTTTGGGGGAGGCTGCTGTGATGGAGTAGGAGAGCTGGCAGAAGATGACATAGTGCATAATGCTCTTCACAATTCTAGGAAATAGATCTTTTGTGAGAGCACACAACGTCTGTAGAACAATAAGTAGCATAAAGGAATTTTGAATAGCATATTCAAATAAATCCTTAGAAGGAAagtgcaacattaaaaataaaCATTCATAAATATTGAGATTAATATACATGCAAACTATAGATGCAAATTTTGAGCGACCAACAAATTGAAAGATTTGTTTCCTATTTTTCCAAGGTGGCAAAATACAAAATTATAGAGTGCCCAAATTAGAAATTTCAGGGCAGCACATTTATCCATGTATCCAGTGCCTACATTGCAATTCATTTATTATGCATGAGCTTTGGAAGCCTCATTTCCACAAGGTTATTGGAAACAATTTTTGCCATGCTCATTTTTTAAAAGAACCCGGAATCTAGACAATTTTCTAGGCATAAATGCCCAAACAGAAAGCTGATAGACATAgacatttttaatatatatatataaagctatATATTTGCATGCACAAGCATAGAAATCCATATACATGTGTATGCAAAAACATAaatatggatgtatatatatacatacacatatacacatacatagatatgtatgtatgcaaATGGATATATAGATGCAcaagcatgtatgtatatatggatatgtacataagtatatataaacataaacatatatatttatatatatgtatacataaatgcatgcacacacacacacacatacatatatatgtatataactgTCTACAAAGCCATTCCACAATTTTGGTAAAAGTATCAAGCAAGAAGGTTCATTAGTTTTTAAACGGACCTATCTGGGTGAAAAAACATGTAATAAATAGAAAATTATCAATGAAGGTACAATTCGAAATAGCGATGGGGGTCTAGACAAATTCTAATTTGACTGGACttcttgatttgggttgcaaaTGTACAATTCAAAAAAGTTTCGAGTATATGTTTTTTGTGTGGATTGAGATCCTAATTAGAGTTCTTGTATTAACAGATTTAACTGTTTGGTTTTTATTATTCTTATGACCATATAGCTAGAtatagaaattagaaaaataaattggTTTTTAGGCTTACAGTGAATGACaatgctatttttatttttttattatatctcATGTTCAACAAATAGCATGCCCATAGTAAAATTTTGTTAGATATCTAAACATGTAGTTTTAGTTCTTAAATGAGAAAAAGTAAATGGTATAGCAAGGATTTGATCTATTTCAAGTATAAATTTAATATAGAGTAGGTTTAAGTTTAGTTCAATCGAAATGAACCAGAATTTCAATTTTAGTATATGCAAAATAGAAGACATACAACTTCACAATTTGTAGCCAGAATTTTGTTGAGGAGCTAAGCTGTATAAGAGATTCTTAAGTGAGAGCTATGAATAACAAAAGTGGACTCTAAATATCACAATGGCTACTTTCATTATAGTtcaaacacttgaagtgttttcgTATAACCAACAACGGCTCGAGACCTATGGACCATATCCCATATTCAAGCTACATCTTGTAGCCAATCATCAACTTGAAAATGGCATTACAGTCCCAATTACAATTACATTGAATATTCGGATGAAACTAAAGTTTAAGTGACATATTAGAAGTAGTTTTCCATCACTTAACACAAACTAACCTCTTTTGCTTAAAAAAGCTACTGACCTTTGTTTTTTAGGCTTACAATGAATGacaatgcaattttttattttttcattatatcTCATGTTCAACTAATAGCGTCCCCATAGTAAAATTTTGTTAGGTATCTAAACATTTAGTTTTAGTTcttaaatgacaaaaaaaaatgatatagcAAGGATGTGATGTATTTCAACTACAAATTTAATATAGCTACATTTTGTAGCCAATCATCAACTTGAATATTCGAACGAAACTAAAGTTcaagttgttggtgtaaataaatattcattttggatattattacacttacttaagttaacttaggataatgcatctcttcgtagtttggatttgagacacttagggaagtgtgcacatagggatagagcttgtaggagaaattccaccttttgtggtcttattttgctgttacactccacattcggtgggtcatccacctcttgtggaatattatattatttctcctacctacccctagtatttcttacctacccttgtttctcttgtTAATTTTACTCTTGTGCACTCATATCATaagatttcttcttttttttgtattCCTTCTTCACATGCCCTCTCTTCGCATAGTTCCAACACTTTATTCTTCTCTTCCCTaggttattttttttatcatttatatttgGAGATCTACTTTTCCTTTTATCCTCTTTAGACCCTCATTTTTTCTTAAACGTTCCCTAAGCATGCAAGGCATTTTTCAGACCATTCATACATTTTCTTTCCATATCATCTTAAACATATAGTAATGGtactctctatttttatttttacactACTACCACTAacaagaacaattttttttttcaagtattaGGTAAATTAAAAAGCAATTAAATGCATCAATATTCGTCTTGCatcttaaaatataaaaaatctttTATCTCCAATCAAATTAAAAGtatttaaatgatttgcaataggATTGCcatattttattttcaagaatataatcatattttgaaatataatttatttgtTAGGCTTTTGGTTCGGTAAATGCCACCTATCCTCTTCGATCTATCTTTTAGGCAACAATTTCCTTAGAgacattcaaaagaaaaaaatcaacaagACACCACCAAACGGATCCCCATCTATTCTTACCCAAACTTAGCTAGTCTTGATTAGATATTCAGGATGGATTTTTATCTTCTTCAATAGCTCTCCACTTATTTGTTTCCTTAAAAAGATCTTCTATCTTTTAACTCTCACATCTTGTTATTAGTGGCATTGAATTTATGAAAAAATCAAATGAGATGTAGAGACCATGTTTTTCAATCTTTACaaaaatatacaaaatatataatGTAAAAGTTCCCACTATGTAACAAAAACAAAATCAACAATTAATAGAAATACACCCTTTTTATGTAGAACTTTTACCTT contains:
- the LOC131876141 gene encoding replication protein A 70 kDa DNA-binding subunit A-like, with protein sequence MAKFFSFDIIDEEGCEIRITSFDEIVELHYHRVEKGASYVLSKGSVKDANIAYNKLNSHLEIVLTETSVLKRYAPDSAEPSKKTHFTPINEVLTSTNNSLVDVIGVVVNVGEIFVIHRKDGSTVNKRIVKINDMSTLTIEVNLWGPPSEQLGNDLKNMHASGTFVILAIQNARVGYFNGKVINILVSTTFKINPSIPEADPLHLRGPVEQCLDSHSMDVHAKNN